GAGGCAGAGGTAGAGGGTTGCCGATAGCAGCAATCCAACAGAACAACCTGTCGTTCTGCTTTACTGTCATTCAGAATATCTTGCAGCAGATCAGCCGAAACCAGGGTTGAACGCACCACTTTATCTTTCGAGTTGGTGCGACTCATACTGGTGGTTAAACCAAACCGGCCATGATCATCTAGTACCACCCCATGTCCCGAAAAATAGATGACGAGTAAATCATCAACATCCCGATCTTGGCAAAAACTTTCTAGGGATTCTGCCAAAATTTGGGGATTGGGGTTGAGTAGGGTTTGGACCTCATCAAAGGCCGCTATTTTGGGATTTTCCAGGACTTGCTTCATAACAGCAATATCCTGCTGTACCCCTGGCAAGGGTTCAAATCCATGTTCACAATGACTGACCCCAATCAACAGGGCATTCTTAGTCGTGGGCACCCGAGCCATCGAGTCTAAGGTAATTCTCGGAGACTCTAGCAAGCGTTCAAGAGAACTCAGTAGGGGCTGATTGTCCACTTCTGGTGAGAGGGGGACAGCTGTTGTTTCTGGAGATATTTCTGGGTCATTCCCTTTGCCATTCGCCAACTCTGACTCACCAGGAATTGCCACTGAGAAACTCAGAAGCTTACCTTTATTGAGCAACAACCGACATCGAGCCCGAGAACCCGAAGGAATCGTCACCCCCGGTAATGTCGGTGGTAAATCTTCTATTTGATCAATGACTACCTTTTGCAGATCTGGAGAAACACTATGCCGTTCTATCAACGTGACGGGGCCCCGTTCTAAGCAGGCATAGATTTTATCCAAGAGGGGATTATCCAGAGGCCCCGCTAAACAATAGGCAATAAAGTAGGGGATGTGACTTCGGCCTAAGTCATCATCCCCTTGGTTATACATCCAGCCAAATAAAGTGAGCTCAGAAGAGATTTGGGCAAGGTATGCTGCTCGATACCCCGGCTGAGGCGGCGCATAAGAATTCCAATACTTATAAACCACCTGAGTTAAAAAAACCTGTTTCACTTCCTCCGGGACATCAGCACTACTGAGAGTCTGAAAGCCCTGATCAGGGAAGCTAGTGTAAACCAGTTGACCAAGATCTAGCGTTAGCATCAGAGGGTCTTCCTAAAGTGAGGTTACGGGTTAGGTTTGGACTGGGCCTTATCAGCCATCTTCCGGATTTCCTTCTTTAACGAATCCGTTGGCGCAGCAACCTCAGCCTTAGAAAATAGGGTTTTAGCAGCTGCATTATCCCCCTGTTCAACGCGCAATGTAGCTTTGCTGGTGAGAGCTAGAATGCTGTTTGGATCTATCTTCAGGATTTTGTCGTAGACCGTTTCTTCCTTCTGCTTGTTCCCATTCAGGGCGTATAGCCCCGCTAGTTCAAATAGAAAATCAGCCTTCTCCGGCTGTTGGTCCACCAACTTTTCCATAAGGGGTAGAGCCTTATCAAATTCTGTCAAATCCGAATAGAGCCGAGAGAGCTGCAGCAATGCTTCTGGATCAGTCGGGGACTGCTCCAAAATCTCCTGGTATTGTTGAACCTTTTCATTAGGAGTCAAGTTCGCTTGTTCAGTAGGGGAATTGCCGAGCAAGCCCGTTCCAAATCCAACCGCTACCGCCACGCCAACGGCGAGAAGGCCAGCGATGGCTGCCACTCCCCAAAGCTGTTTATTAGAGGTAGCTCTCCCCCCTCCTCTGGGACGAGAGAGAGATAAAGGCTGGGCACTATTGTCTAATAAACGGTTAAATCCACTAGCCAAAGACTGAGGTCGGCCTTTGCGATGAATTTTACTTAACTCTGTCGCCAACCAGAGCAATGGCGCAGAGGCTCCTTTTGCCTGCAATACCGACATTTTTCCATTTTTAACGATGGGAATCGTAGAGTAAAATCTGCGATATTGAATTTGATTGGCATCCAAACGGGCCATTAAGGGTCGAATATTTTCTTCTATTTTTAGTAATTTCTGGGGATTTTCTGCCAAAAGATCACATTTGGTCAGCACAATAGCAAAGACATAGGTCAAACCACTTTGCCGAGCGAGAGAAGCGATGGTTTCGACCTGTTTAACAATGCCTTGAAGCGTCTGGCTGTAAGCAGAATTATTAAACAGCGTATAGGTATCAATAAAGACACAACAACCATGGGAGTCCATCACCATTTTCTGAAAATTGGGGTTGTCGTTATTGCAAATTTCTCCAGGGATATCCCACCAGCGAAACTGACAGAGATCCTTCTCACCAAAAAGGTTTTGAGTTTTCGCGGAAAACTCAAAATTAGTCATTTTCATGGTTGCTGGCGGGTATTGACCCGTTTGGGCAATATATTCCAGCAATGTGTTCAAATTATGTTGAACCTGGGTATCCTGACAGTCAAACCAGGTAGATGATTTTCGCGACCCACTATTAGCTTTTTGTTCGGCATAGCTACCCACTAAAAAGACGGTTTTACCTACACCCCGATGACCAATGCTGAGTAAGTTAAACGTCTGCGTTTTTGTTTTTGACGGAGCATTCATAAGTTAGTACTAGCGAAAAAGTGGGGGCAAGTAAAAATATCAATATCAAGATTTAGGTTATTGCCTCTAATTTACATAGAGCAATATCTATTAGGGAAGCTTTGTTAATCATTGTTGCATAGGCTTGATACCCAAAAGCTCAGGATTGTCTCTAGTCCACCTCTCACAACTTATTGACAGTATCATCTTGCTAGTCACGTCCCTGGCCACCTTGGCAACCTAGCGGAGTCAAGGAATAGGTAATGGACAGATTTAGAGGATTAATTGTTGCATTGCGATCGCAAACCTCTCCCCAAATCCACAGGTACACTCTCTATTCAGAAGACCAACGAGCGTTCTCATCTAACCACGCATCCAAGGGTTGAGGCATTATCGCCTCTGTCTCTTGAGTCCTGCGAAATAACATTGTGAAAGCACCCGCCCCCAGACCAGACTGGGGCCATATCCGGTAACAAGGCATATCCGTTAAGTGAGACTGAAAGGCCAACAAAGCGTCAACTGGTTGAGGTGCAAAGTGCGGGAAGCGGCGAGTAAACCAACGACAGACCCGCTCGTTCTCTGCTTCAGAAAAAGCACAGGTCATATAGGCTAAATATCCTCCTGGAACAACTAAACGAGAGGCATTAGCTAGGATTCGTCTTTGTCGTTTCGCATTGTGTTTGATAGAAACGGGATGAAAACAACCTGGTGCAGACTCTCCTTTCGCCAGTAAAGATTGCCCCGTACAAGGGGCATCGACTAACACCACATCAGCACTGGCAGGGATAGCATCTGCCAAAACGGATGGATCCGCACTCAACACCCGCACAGGATTGATTTGACATCGTTTCAAATTACTAATGAGCAGCCCCACGCGCTTACCAATCACTTCGTTACTAATGAGTAAGTGGGGCTGCAGCAATCGCCAAGCTAAAAGACTTTTGCCTCCTGGGGCTGCACACAAATCGAGGACGACGTTGGGTTGTTCCTTAATGGCAGTGAGGGACGTTGCAGCAAAGGCAGAGGAAAAATCTAGGCAATAATAGGCTCCCTGGTTGTGTAGATCATGCTTGCCTGGACGCTCCCCAATCACCAGTCGATCTACAAATGGGAGCTGCCAGGGGAGGGCATCAACTCGCTGAAACGAGTCTTCATCCAGTCGCTCTGTGGCCCAGGCAATACAAGGACCATAAGGTTTAGGGTCCGTCAAAGCTTGAATAAAGGCTTGTTGTTGCTGAGGGTCTGACCATAGCTTCAGACTTAATTTTGTCAACAACTTAGACACGGCAAACCTTTGAAGATAAGGGCAAGGGTCTTGCAAGTCCCCTGTAAACTGCTCCTTAGTATAAGACTACAGTTTATGATTTGTGTGACTAAGATTTACTATTCTCGTGTCGGGTCAATAACGGGTTTTATCAACACCATCACTAGGGCCATTTGAAATGTCTGGAGTAACAGAAAAGCAACTTCCTACCCTGGATCAGGAATGTATTCAAGCAGCCCATGCTGCATTGATGGGATCTGCCCCCAAAATCCCTACCCAGTCATTACTAGAGTCGCTGTTGCAACGGGAGAAAATAGCTCAGCCCAAGTCCGATCATACATTCGAACAATTTGCGGGCACCTGGCGACTCTGTTTTGTTACCGGGAAGAAACCCCATCAACATCAGAATCAAAGGGTTGGCAACGGATTCTACATCCCCCGCTGGGTCAAGATGACAATCGTCTATTCCCCCGGCAACCCAACTAATTACGGGCCACAAACGTCAGACACCGTCGGTCAAATTGCTAACCAGGTGAAATGGGCAGGCCTGAGCTTGTCCTTGACTGGCCCTGCTCGTTGTTGGGCTAAAAAAAATATTATGG
The Acaryochloris marina S15 genome window above contains:
- a CDS encoding tetratricopeptide repeat protein, with the translated sequence MNAPSKTKTQTFNLLSIGHRGVGKTVFLVGSYAEQKANSGSRKSSTWFDCQDTQVQHNLNTLLEYIAQTGQYPPATMKMTNFEFSAKTQNLFGEKDLCQFRWWDIPGEICNNDNPNFQKMVMDSHGCCVFIDTYTLFNNSAYSQTLQGIVKQVETIASLARQSGLTYVFAIVLTKCDLLAENPQKLLKIEENIRPLMARLDANQIQYRRFYSTIPIVKNGKMSVLQAKGASAPLLWLATELSKIHRKGRPQSLASGFNRLLDNSAQPLSLSRPRGGGRATSNKQLWGVAAIAGLLAVGVAVAVGFGTGLLGNSPTEQANLTPNEKVQQYQEILEQSPTDPEALLQLSRLYSDLTEFDKALPLMEKLVDQQPEKADFLFELAGLYALNGNKQKEETVYDKILKIDPNSILALTSKATLRVEQGDNAAAKTLFSKAEVAAPTDSLKKEIRKMADKAQSKPNP
- a CDS encoding RsmB/NOP family class I SAM-dependent RNA methyltransferase gives rise to the protein MSKLLTKLSLKLWSDPQQQQAFIQALTDPKPYGPCIAWATERLDEDSFQRVDALPWQLPFVDRLVIGERPGKHDLHNQGAYYCLDFSSAFAATSLTAIKEQPNVVLDLCAAPGGKSLLAWRLLQPHLLISNEVIGKRVGLLISNLKRCQINPVRVLSADPSVLADAIPASADVVLVDAPCTGQSLLAKGESAPGCFHPVSIKHNAKRQRRILANASRLVVPGGYLAYMTCAFSEAENERVCRWFTRRFPHFAPQPVDALLAFQSHLTDMPCYRIWPQSGLGAGAFTMLFRRTQETEAIMPQPLDAWLDENARWSSE